The genomic region TCATTTAGGGGCTTTTCGCATATAAGCCTCCCATAACATCACAATCtatagaaaaacacttcaaacctTATACTTTAGAGAAAAACCCAACTTAGTTTGTAACACCAAATGAATTTCACAATTAAGAAGCAAGTAGAGCATGACAATTGGAtagatgagttttttttttccgtccAATTAAGCTCTTGAAGTGTTTTTGTTATAAATCTTAATGATGTcagggtattttttttttattttttataaagtaCTGTTATTTAGGAGGGAGAGTTCGCAAGCATTTCAGTGAAGAAACTGAGGAAATGATAAATGCGAAATTTTTTTGTCTGCCTCATGGTTTCCCAAGTAAGAAGCTGTTCTTATCGCTATTTTATCGAATTGAGGTTCAGTTATAGTGCATCTTATACTATGACTCTTAATTAGGACTACTATGACTCGTCCTTATTTTAGCATTTCTACGTCGGTCTTGATTTCTTGTAATGCAAgtctgaattttattttttattaaaaattttcaattaactGAGAAGGGGCATGTGCATCTTTGAAGTTCATGGACACCAAAATAGTAGGGCATGAGAATTGGTTGTTGTGAATGGATCCCTCATTGATGGGAGGAAGGACTTTGCATggacttataagtaagttgggttacttcccatattgccaAGTGGTTTTATGGTGGTACCTCAACTTCTTcgtggtatcagagcaggttgtctcACCTGTGAATCCAAATGGCTACACGCCCTCCACGTCACcccgttgtgttgtccacgtattagacttgaaaattcgccacacgtgagGGGACGTGTTGAGAATGGATCctacattgatgggaggagggaccttgcatgagtttataagtaagttgggctacttctcatattgccaattggttttatggtgaaacctcaatttCTTCATTGGTGTGTTTTCACTGCAAGGAAATAAAGGAGAAATAGAAAACGAGTGCTTCTGCTAAATTGGTTAACCACTGAATGGTGTTGATCTTTGTCCTGTTAAATTAAGAAGGGTTTCATGGATTCTTTTGTACTACCCCACCAGTTTAGAATGGATCCTGCTGAATTTTCATTCTAAAGATAACAGAAGAGCCTGAATTTGTACATTAACTTGATTTTGCATCTTGTAGTTTTTTGGAGCAGAACTCTACATTGCCCTGTAGATATTGTTTAAATGCAGCACTTTCTAGGTAGATTGTGCTGACGATGTTGCATACTTTTTTGTCTACTTACTGACTACATATTCCAAAATTTTCTATGTATCAGGGTGTCCCGATGCTGTGTATGGGTGATGAATATGGCCATACAAAAGGGGGAAACAACAACACATATTGCCATGATAATTATGTTTTTCTCTACACCTTTGTCAATACACTTTCTGTCGTAccctctttttattttattttattttattcatttttatggTTGTTGCTGTCCTGTAGATTAATTACTTTCGATGGGATAAGAAAGAAGAGTCCTCATCGGACTTTTTCAGATTTTGCTGCCTCATGACCAAATTCCGCCAGTATGTATCTATATTACTGGTTGGAGGTAATTATACTGTGcttttttattgatattttgTATCTCTTCACTGCAAATTATGCAGGGAATGCGAGTCACTTGGGTTAAATGACTTCCCAACGGCAGAGAGGCTGCAGTGGCATGGTCATGCTCCTGGGGTGCCAGACTGGTCTGACACAAGCCGCTTTGTTGCCTTTACTCTGGTATTGACCACCTTGACTGATGCAGTTTAAAATCAAGTTTTAATTATCGTATCTTGCTTATTGAAATGGGGATAAGCGGAAGATTACCATGTTCCAACTTCCACAGTGACCTTATGCCCTTGTGTTACAAAAAAGTCTTAACTTGCATGGAAGTACCCCATCAGACGTATCATGAAAATGGTATATCCTGGGTTCTTCTGAATGCTCCCAACTGGCCTGCCCATTTTCCGACATTTACAAATCAACGCTTGAGCCCTAAAAGGAGCCTTGGCACACCTTTTTGTAGGTCTCTAGATTAAGAAGCCATCAACCTTGACTGCGCAGGGTGTTTGAATTTGAACACGAGTTCTTTGCCTTATAATTTGGAGATTTAACTCTATCCATTTTTAGAACAGACTTAAACCTAAAGGTGCATTCCATTGTTTATATGACAAATGCACACTAGTGTCCCATGTGATGCTTGTGTAAAAGTATGACAGGTCATAGCAGGGTTACACGAATTACGATGAAAAAGTTTGTATAGAAATATAAAAGTAACAAAAGTACAATgataagtaattttttttaatttcttttgtaaattttgtcatTGTTTTCATGTACTTATGCCAGACTACACCCAATGTGCAGGTTGGATATATAGTGTGGCAATCTAATAAATCAACAATTTGGTCCTCAACTTAAGTCTTCGTTGGTTGGCCATGGATACATAGCTTGGCAGATAAGATGAATTCTTGTTTGAATGTCGGTCGAGGTTCACAGTCTAAGAAAACTATTACATAGGTTGGATGAAGAAAGTGTTTGTCCTAGCATGCACACCTCTTAGAATGTGCCACATTTAGCAGCAGGGTCATCATAGGAGtagcatattttttttgttattcttGTGGTTAATAGATTCTCTTTTGGATCTTATTGGGTTGTCTTGGTCTTCATTAGATGGCCTTAGATACATAGCTTGGCAAATAAGATGAACGGTTGAGGTTGACAGTCTAAGAACACTAGCTATTACATAGGTTGGATGAAGAAAAGTGTTTGTCCTAGCTCTTATTGTGTTGTTTTGGTTGTAAACTTCTGCTATTTAACTGGTCTGTGACTCTACATGTTAATCCAGATGGACTCCGTGAAGAGAGAGCTGTATATCGCTTTCAATGCCACCCACTTAGCTGTGATCATTTCTCTGCCAGAGAGGCCTGGATACAGATGGGAGCCCTTGGTCGACACCAGCAAGCCTGCACCATTTGACTTCCTTACTAGCGACCTTCCAGAAAGAGATACCGCAGTTAAACAGTATGCTCACTTTCTCGACACCAATTTATATCCCATGCTAAGTTATTCTTCAGTCATCCTTTTACTTTCTCCCGTCGAAGATCCATAGCTTAATAAAAGCACCAGTGCAGAATCTGTATTTACAGATTTTACGACGAAAGAAACTGGTGGCTTGTTCAAATCCTTGCATTATCAACTCGGAGTCCGGAACAAATTATAGAATG from Pyrus communis chromosome 4, drPyrComm1.1, whole genome shotgun sequence harbors:
- the LOC137731905 gene encoding isoamylase 1, chloroplastic-like isoform X3 — its product is MLCMGDEYGHTKGGNNNTYCHDNYINYFRWDKKEESSSDFFRFCCLMTKFRQECESLGLNDFPTAERLQWHGHAPGVPDWSDTSRFVAFTLMDSVKRELYIAFNATHLAVIISLPERPGYRWEPLVDTSKPAPFDFLTSDLPERDTAVKQYAHFLDTNLYPMLSYSSVILLLSPVEDP
- the LOC137731905 gene encoding isoamylase 1, chloroplastic-like isoform X2; this translates as MYQGVPMLCMGDEYGHTKGGNNNTYCHDNYINYFRWDKKEESSSDFFRFCCLMTKFRQECESLGLNDFPTAERLQWHGHAPGVPDWSDTSRFVAFTLMDSVKRELYIAFNATHLAVIISLPERPGYRWEPLVDTSKPAPFDFLTSDLPERDTAVKQYAHFLDTNLYPMLSYSSVILLLSPVEDP
- the LOC137731905 gene encoding isoamylase 1, chloroplastic-like isoform X1, whose product is MRNFFVCLMVSQGVPMLCMGDEYGHTKGGNNNTYCHDNYINYFRWDKKEESSSDFFRFCCLMTKFRQECESLGLNDFPTAERLQWHGHAPGVPDWSDTSRFVAFTLMDSVKRELYIAFNATHLAVIISLPERPGYRWEPLVDTSKPAPFDFLTSDLPERDTAVKQYAHFLDTNLYPMLSYSSVILLLSPVEDP